Sequence from the Leptospira johnsonii genome:
GAACCGTCATCAGTTGTCTTTGGACGAAACCCAAAACCAATTGGGTACAGGACAAAGGATCAGAACTCCTTCCGATGATCCTGGAAGGGCTACCAACCAAATGTTTTTCCGATCCAGGATGAACGAGTTGGATACTTTCCAGGCGAATATCGACGACGGATTCGGAAGATTGCAACAGATCGACGGAGAATTGGACAGGATAGGGAACTTATTCCAAAGGGCGAGAGTTCTTGCAGTCCAAGCTTCCAACGGTATCTACCAAGGAGACAAAGGTTTCGAATTGGAAGTTGCCGTAGGTAAAGAGATAGACGAATTACTGAGAGCGTTAGTCGATATTGCGAACACAAGAGATGCCACAGGAAGACCACTTTTTGGTGGCCATGTGATCGAAAGACCTCCTTTTGAACCGATTGAATCTAAGATCAAAGGACTCCAAGGATTGGAATTAAAGAACCAATACATCGGAGTAGAATACAGAGGAGATATCGGAGAGCAGATCAGAGAGATCGAAAAGGGAGAATATATCCCTGTTACTATTCCTGGAAACAAAGTGTTCTGGGGAACGAACATGAGTGTTACCAGTCGTGTGGATAACTCAGGTTACGTTGCTGTCTCCGATCAAAAGTTCAAGATCGACGGAGTAGAGATCCAAGTCTCTGCAGGCGATACGATAGACGATATCATAGACAAGATCAATAATTCTCCGATCGAAGCTAAGGCGAATAAACTCGCTCAGGACAA
This genomic interval carries:
- a CDS encoding flagellar hook-associated protein 3 — translated: MRITNMMQNNSLVRTLNRHQLSLDETQNQLGTGQRIRTPSDDPGRATNQMFFRSRMNELDTFQANIDDGFGRLQQIDGELDRIGNLFQRARVLAVQASNGIYQGDKGFELEVAVGKEIDELLRALVDIANTRDATGRPLFGGHVIERPPFEPIESKIKGLQGLELKNQYIGVEYRGDIGEQIREIEKGEYIPVTIPGNKVFWGTNMSVTSRVDNSGYVAVSDQKFKIDGVEIQVSAGDTIDDIIDKINNSPIEAKANKLAQDNISLSSTAPHQIWLEDVDGGTVLRDIGLIDSGNSEPPNNYSKSATVTGLSVFDVLIQFRNDLIQKDQERISGRDIQDLDLALENILRYRSIVGARMNRMEEHSQRVSFDKSYMTELLAKNEGIDFPETIMNLKWLETIHQYALNVGSKVIKPTLMDFLR